The following are from one region of the Salinirussus salinus genome:
- a CDS encoding alpha/beta fold hydrolase translates to MKLRNLVAGAVGAAGATAAANRLLASRAGELDPFLEGEHGTYRWRGFDVAYTEAGDPEDPDLLLFHGINAAASSHEFYRVFGDLAEGYHVIAPDLPGFGGSDRPPLLYSASLYETFVADAVADLADEPVVVGSSLTGSYVATAAREADVERLVLVCPTDTSMGGRRTWLRSLVRSPVLGEAVYNLIVSKPSLRHFHEDHGYYDMDNLTDEVVDYEWATGHQPGARFAPASFISGFLDPEADLGETLAELDAETTLVWGRDADITPLSEGERLAERAGARLVVFDDALLLPHVEHPGEFVDVARGDVGAGFEA, encoded by the coding sequence ATGAAACTCAGAAACCTCGTCGCCGGTGCGGTCGGGGCCGCGGGCGCGACCGCGGCCGCGAACAGGCTGCTTGCGTCCCGCGCCGGGGAGCTCGACCCGTTCCTGGAGGGCGAGCACGGGACCTACCGCTGGCGCGGCTTCGACGTCGCCTACACGGAGGCCGGCGACCCCGAGGACCCGGACCTGCTACTCTTTCACGGGATCAACGCAGCCGCGTCGAGCCACGAATTTTACCGCGTCTTCGGCGACCTGGCCGAGGGGTACCACGTCATCGCGCCGGACCTGCCCGGCTTCGGCGGCTCGGACCGTCCGCCGCTTCTGTACTCGGCGTCGCTGTACGAGACCTTCGTCGCTGACGCCGTCGCGGACCTGGCCGACGAACCCGTGGTGGTCGGCTCCTCGCTGACCGGCAGCTACGTCGCCACCGCGGCCCGCGAGGCAGACGTCGAACGGCTCGTGCTCGTCTGCCCGACCGACACCTCGATGGGTGGCCGGCGGACCTGGCTGCGCTCGCTGGTCCGGTCGCCGGTGCTGGGCGAGGCAGTCTACAACCTCATCGTCAGCAAGCCCTCGCTGCGCCACTTCCACGAGGACCACGGCTACTACGACATGGACAATCTCACCGACGAGGTGGTCGACTACGAGTGGGCCACGGGCCACCAGCCCGGCGCCCGCTTTGCCCCCGCGTCGTTCATCTCGGGCTTTCTCGACCCCGAAGCGGACCTCGGAGAGACGCTGGCCGAGCTGGACGCCGAGACGACGCTGGTCTGGGGCCGGGACGCCGACATTACCCCCCTCTCAGAGGGGGAACGGCTCGCCGAGCGGGCCGGGGCCCGTCTGGTCGTCTTCGACGACGCCCTCCTGCTCCCCCACGTCGAGCACCCCGGGGAGTTCGTGGACGTGGCCCGCGGAGACGTCGGGGCCGGGTTCGAGGCGTAG
- the meaB gene encoding methylmalonyl Co-A mutase-associated GTPase MeaB: protein MNTEELVEGVLAGEHRALARAITTIENRAEGYRELVSALHAHAGRADVIGITGSPGAGKSTLVDKMAAAYRERGLTVGVIAIDPSSPYSGGAVLGDRIRMGSNVGDMDVFFRSMSARGSLGGLSAATSDAVTALDAFGKDKVIIETVGAGQNEIDIVRTADSVAVLVPPGSGDDVQMLKAGILEIADLFVVNKADLDGADRTVQELRELVEYQQGGVPSDVGHHGATAETVEGLGPGDGEDDEDGWTPPIVETVANRGEGVEELLAALSEHRTHLAESGEGDEQTRTRYAEEVRTLLREDLNDLLAAEIERRGGLDGYVEEIVAGETDPYTVADELLAPIADCVEGDDRGDAARPEREPTPED, encoded by the coding sequence ATGAACACCGAGGAGCTGGTCGAGGGCGTCCTCGCCGGCGAGCATCGCGCGCTCGCGCGGGCTATCACCACCATCGAGAACCGCGCGGAGGGGTACCGGGAGCTCGTCTCGGCGCTGCACGCCCACGCCGGCCGGGCGGACGTCATCGGGATCACCGGCTCGCCGGGCGCGGGCAAGTCCACCCTCGTGGACAAGATGGCCGCCGCCTACCGCGAGCGCGGGCTCACGGTCGGCGTGATCGCCATCGACCCCTCCTCGCCGTACTCGGGTGGTGCGGTGCTCGGCGACCGGATCCGGATGGGGTCGAACGTCGGCGACATGGACGTGTTCTTCCGGTCGATGTCCGCCCGGGGGTCGCTGGGCGGGCTCTCGGCGGCCACCTCCGACGCCGTCACCGCGCTCGACGCCTTCGGCAAGGACAAGGTCATCATCGAGACCGTCGGCGCCGGCCAAAACGAGATCGACATCGTCCGGACCGCCGACTCCGTGGCGGTGCTCGTCCCGCCGGGGTCGGGCGACGACGTCCAGATGCTCAAGGCCGGGATCCTCGAGATCGCGGACCTGTTCGTGGTCAACAAGGCCGATCTTGACGGCGCCGACCGCACCGTTCAGGAGCTCCGGGAGCTGGTCGAGTACCAGCAGGGCGGCGTCCCCAGCGACGTCGGCCACCACGGCGCGACCGCCGAGACCGTCGAGGGGCTCGGCCCCGGGGATGGCGAGGACGACGAGGACGGCTGGACGCCGCCGATCGTCGAGACCGTCGCCAACCGCGGCGAGGGCGTCGAGGAGTTGCTGGCGGCCCTGTCCGAGCACCGCACCCACCTGGCGGAGTCGGGCGAGGGCGACGAGCAGACCAGAACGCGGTACGCCGAGGAGGTCCGGACGCTGCTTCGCGAGGACCTCAACGACCTGCTCGCCGCCGAGATCGAGCGCCGCGGCGGCCTCGACGGCTACGTCGAGGAGATCGTCGCGGGCGAGACCGACCCCTACACCGTCGCCGACGAACTGCTCGCACCCATCGCCGACTGCGTCGAGGGGGACGACCGGGGGGACGCCGCAAGGCCCGAGCGGGAGCCGACCCCCGAGGACTGA
- a CDS encoding cobalamin B12-binding domain-containing protein: MSVEEQQTIRCLVAKVGLDGHDRGAHVITRAFRDAGFEVIYSGLHRSPEEIVQAAVQEDVNVLGISILSGAHDTLVPQIVEGLEEYGAFEDTLIIVGGIIPDEDETELKAQGVDEVFGPGASMGEMVEYVREHAPDR, encoded by the coding sequence ATGAGCGTCGAGGAGCAACAGACGATCCGCTGTCTGGTGGCGAAGGTGGGACTGGACGGACACGACCGCGGGGCTCACGTCATCACCCGGGCGTTCCGTGACGCCGGCTTCGAGGTCATCTACTCCGGGCTGCACCGCTCGCCCGAGGAGATCGTCCAGGCCGCAGTCCAGGAGGACGTCAACGTTCTCGGCATCTCCATCCTCTCGGGAGCCCACGACACGCTGGTCCCCCAGATCGTCGAGGGGCTGGAGGAGTACGGTGCCTTCGAGGACACACTGATCATCGTCGGCGGGATCATCCCCGACGAGGACGAGACGGAGCTGAAAGCCCAGGGCGTCGACGAGGTGTTCGGCCCCGGCGCGTCGATGGGCGAGATGGTCGAGTACGTCCGCGAGCACGCGCCCGACCGATGA
- a CDS encoding methyltransferase domain-containing protein: protein MKEVVRANFDDSVSAYEAYERRTGRFETLARLLDAELRARADARLRTVVDAGAGTGASSRVFAAGERTERVVAVDVSREMLRAVGRGDGHPVQADVDRLPLVDGAADAVAFTASLFLVPDPAVAAREAARVLGSEGVVGATAPLGWVTADGEGVFASLERDSRSPTGADEVRAALEGEFDVATGTWRFATTAADVRRFHAIPAMAARLYPRLPPDERVERARELLEPLSGTVEQRWLWVVGTLS from the coding sequence ATGAAGGAGGTCGTCCGGGCGAACTTCGACGACAGCGTCTCGGCCTACGAGGCCTACGAGCGCCGGACCGGGCGGTTCGAGACCCTCGCGCGCCTGCTCGACGCGGAACTGCGGGCCCGCGCCGACGCGCGTCTGCGGACGGTCGTCGACGCCGGTGCCGGGACGGGCGCGAGCAGCCGCGTCTTCGCGGCCGGCGAGCGGACGGAGCGGGTCGTGGCCGTCGACGTCAGCCGGGAGATGCTCCGGGCCGTCGGCCGCGGTGACGGCCACCCGGTCCAGGCAGACGTCGACCGGCTCCCGCTCGTCGACGGGGCCGCCGACGCCGTCGCCTTCACCGCCTCGCTCTTTCTGGTCCCCGACCCCGCCGTCGCGGCCCGGGAGGCCGCCCGCGTCCTGGGGTCGGAGGGGGTCGTCGGCGCCACGGCGCCGCTCGGCTGGGTCACCGCGGACGGCGAGGGAGTCTTCGCCAGCCTGGAGCGCGACTCGCGGTCCCCGACGGGTGCCGACGAGGTTCGGGCGGCGCTCGAAGGGGAGTTCGACGTCGCGACCGGGACCTGGCGCTTTGCGACGACCGCCGCGGACGTCAGGCGCTTTCACGCCATCCCGGCGATGGCCGCCCGCCTCTACCCGAGACTCCCGCCGGATGAACGTGTGGAGCGGGCGCGCGAGTTGCTGGAACCGCTTTCGGGGACCGTCGAGCAGCGGTGGCTGTGGGTCGTCGGGACGCTATCGTGA
- a CDS encoding DUF420 domain-containing protein produces the protein MAVADRMQSTLRARPGAVTAVLSVIGYVLVGSALNGVLPLFPELSRDTVLLFSHLIAGINTLALASILAGVYFIRNREYRKHRAAMLTAFGLIVLFLFFYLWKTGGGFEKSIVAPEAVTLVYLVMLGIHILLSVVAVPVVLYAVILGLTRSVEELKETRHAQVGRVAAAAWAVSLFLGVVTYLLLNHVYSWEVREATALLVLVAAPRLRR, from the coding sequence ATGGCAGTCGCCGACCGCATGCAATCGACGCTCCGGGCGCGGCCGGGCGCCGTCACGGCCGTGCTCTCGGTCATCGGATACGTCCTCGTCGGGAGCGCGCTCAACGGCGTCCTCCCGCTGTTTCCCGAGCTCTCCCGGGACACCGTCCTCCTCTTCAGCCACCTCATCGCCGGGATCAACACGCTGGCACTCGCCTCGATCCTCGCCGGCGTCTACTTCATCCGCAATCGCGAGTACCGCAAGCACCGCGCCGCCATGCTCACCGCTTTCGGGCTCATCGTCCTCTTCCTGTTTTTCTACCTCTGGAAGACCGGCGGCGGCTTCGAGAAGTCTATCGTCGCCCCCGAGGCAGTGACGCTGGTCTATCTGGTGATGCTGGGGATCCACATCCTGCTCTCGGTCGTCGCCGTCCCCGTGGTGCTCTATGCCGTGATCCTCGGGCTGACACGCTCCGTCGAGGAGCTGAAGGAGACCCGCCACGCGCAGGTCGGCCGGGTCGCGGCGGCCGCCTGGGCAGTCAGCCTCTTTCTGGGCGTCGTCACCTATCTCCTCCTGAACCACGTCTACTCCTGGGAGGTCCGGGAGGCCACGGCGCTGCTGGTGCTCGTCGCCGCGCCCCGGCTGCGGCGGTAA
- a CDS encoding universal stress protein: protein MSILVAYDGSHPAQKAVKRAIKAADGEEIVLLRVIEAADGMIEAGLDMIQERLKEMQHEKTTELSEDLKAVLETEDVEFRVETVVGKPSREIVSFAEEHDVSEIVVGSHGREGVSRVLLGNVAENVVRRSPVTVIVVR, encoded by the coding sequence ATGTCGATCCTCGTGGCCTACGACGGGTCCCACCCGGCACAGAAAGCGGTAAAGCGTGCGATCAAAGCCGCTGACGGGGAGGAGATCGTTCTGTTGCGGGTCATCGAAGCGGCCGACGGGATGATCGAGGCGGGGCTGGATATGATCCAGGAGCGGCTCAAAGAGATGCAACACGAGAAGACGACCGAGCTGTCCGAGGACCTCAAAGCGGTGCTGGAGACGGAGGACGTGGAGTTCCGGGTCGAGACCGTCGTCGGCAAGCCCTCCAGGGAGATCGTTTCGTTCGCGGAGGAACACGACGTGTCGGAGATCGTCGTCGGAAGTCACGGCCGGGAGGGCGTCTCCCGCGTGTTGCTCGGGAACGTCGCCGAGAACGTCGTCCGGCGTTCTCCGGTTACGGTCATCGTCGTTCGCTGA
- a CDS encoding ABC transporter permease has protein sequence MSRLGRVRGEFVAASRSFLRRRTAVFFTFVFPFLVVLIFGVLVQAQAAGGLFAEPAGWYVPGYLAVVVLFTPLSRVGSEVARHREGNRFEKLATTPLSRVEWLLAGTLVNVAVIGAAGLLLLGLLVGLTGVSLPLSPTLALLVPFVVLGVALFCGVGALLGALADSQDGVIAASNTVALPLLFLSETFVPRSLLPAWLPTELSPLTYFSRGVRAVTYTGDGTGVGDPATMLAVLAVLAVLALAVGARALPTTD, from the coding sequence GTGAGCCGGCTCGGACGGGTCCGCGGGGAGTTCGTCGCCGCCTCGCGGAGTTTCCTCCGCCGGCGCACCGCCGTCTTCTTCACCTTCGTCTTTCCCTTCCTGGTCGTCCTCATCTTCGGCGTGCTCGTGCAGGCGCAGGCGGCGGGCGGGCTCTTCGCGGAGCCCGCGGGCTGGTACGTGCCGGGGTATCTGGCCGTGGTGGTGCTGTTCACGCCGCTCTCGCGGGTGGGCAGCGAGGTAGCCCGCCACCGCGAGGGCAACCGCTTCGAGAAGCTGGCGACGACGCCGCTCTCGCGGGTCGAGTGGCTGCTCGCCGGCACGCTCGTCAACGTCGCCGTCATCGGCGCGGCCGGCCTCCTGCTTCTGGGGCTGCTTGTCGGCCTCACGGGCGTCTCGCTTCCCCTCTCGCCGACACTTGCCCTGCTCGTGCCCTTCGTCGTCCTCGGCGTCGCGCTGTTCTGTGGGGTGGGGGCACTGCTGGGCGCGCTCGCCGACTCCCAGGACGGCGTGATCGCGGCGAGCAACACCGTCGCGCTCCCGCTGCTCTTTCTCTCCGAGACGTTCGTTCCGCGGAGTCTCCTGCCCGCGTGGCTGCCCACGGAGCTGTCGCCGCTGACCTACTTCTCGCGGGGGGTGCGCGCGGTCACCTACACCGGCGACGGGACGGGCGTCGGCGACCCCGCGACGATGCTGGCGGTGCTCGCCGTGCTGGCCGTGCTGGCGCTGGCGGTCGGGGCGCGCGCGCTGCCGACCACCGACTGA
- a CDS encoding ABC transporter ATP-binding protein: MTAIVAEDVSRAYGDTVAVDGVSLSVEEGEVFGLVGPNGAGKTTLVRALVGTTDAEGRVELFGEDPRAVARERVGLLPQNFDPPARLTARELLAYYASLYDDRRPVEAVLEDVGMAGDADTYYENLSGGQQRRTCVATALVNDPDLLVLDEPTTGIDPAGRRQLWDLLSARAEAGATVLVTTHYMEEAQRLADRVGLMTDGSLLAVDTPERLVAEHGGDSLLRVRLTSGGGGGGSGSDGGGTAATPDAAEMPGLPELGYPVERRDGRLTVRGVPPEEVGTVADRLSGAGVRYDSLTWTEPDLEDVYLELTGQRVVEGEAVAEEAVA, encoded by the coding sequence ATGACAGCCATCGTCGCCGAGGACGTCTCGCGGGCCTACGGCGACACGGTCGCCGTCGACGGCGTCTCGCTCAGCGTCGAGGAGGGGGAGGTGTTCGGGCTCGTCGGGCCCAACGGCGCGGGGAAGACCACGCTCGTCCGGGCGCTCGTGGGCACGACCGACGCCGAGGGTCGCGTCGAGCTGTTCGGCGAGGACCCCCGGGCGGTGGCCCGCGAGCGCGTCGGCCTCCTCCCGCAGAACTTCGACCCGCCGGCGCGGCTGACCGCTCGCGAACTGCTCGCCTACTACGCCAGCCTCTACGACGACCGCCGGCCGGTCGAAGCCGTCCTCGAAGACGTGGGGATGGCCGGTGACGCCGACACTTACTACGAGAACCTCTCCGGTGGGCAACAGCGCCGGACCTGCGTGGCGACGGCGCTGGTCAACGACCCCGACCTGCTCGTGCTCGACGAGCCGACGACTGGCATCGACCCCGCCGGCCGCCGCCAGCTCTGGGACCTGCTCTCGGCCCGCGCCGAGGCCGGGGCGACGGTGCTCGTGACCACCCACTACATGGAGGAGGCCCAGCGGCTGGCCGACCGGGTCGGCCTGATGACCGACGGCAGCCTGCTCGCGGTCGACACGCCCGAGCGGCTCGTCGCGGAACACGGCGGCGACAGCCTCCTGCGGGTCCGGCTGACCAGTGGGGGCGGTGGGGGCGGCTCCGGGAGCGATGGGGGCGGCACGGCCGCGACGCCCGACGCGGCCGAGATGCCGGGCCTGCCGGAGCTCGGCTACCCGGTCGAGCGCCGCGACGGCCGGCTGACCGTTCGGGGGGTCCCGCCCGAGGAGGTCGGGACGGTCGCCGACCGGCTCTCGGGCGCCGGGGTGCGCTACGACTCGCTGACCTGGACCGAGCCCGACCTCGAGGACGTCTACCTCGAGTTGACCGGCCAGCGGGTCGTCGAGGGCGAGGCCGTCGCCGAGGAGGCGGTGGCGTGA
- a CDS encoding SelT/SelW/SelH family protein encodes MTTVELEYCVPCEFRRRALDVETAVLGALEAEIDEFRLVMGDGGVFEVRVDGETVYDKQEEAFDVDGIVRAVRAAL; translated from the coding sequence ATGACCACGGTCGAACTGGAGTACTGCGTCCCCTGTGAGTTCCGGCGGCGCGCGCTGGATGTGGAGACGGCAGTCCTGGGGGCACTCGAAGCGGAGATCGACGAGTTCCGGCTGGTGATGGGCGACGGCGGCGTGTTCGAGGTCCGCGTCGACGGCGAGACGGTCTACGACAAGCAGGAGGAGGCCTTCGACGTGGACGGGATCGTCCGCGCGGTCCGGGCGGCGCTGTAG
- a CDS encoding DUF7546 family protein — translation MSADATLAGWRERLAGLRPDRRTAVYWAMVLNAEFLILVGYYTLATDVTLRDPLFAVIPFVWINLSGWAVMHTEVPAAPSRKKATAAAVAVGYFGLLAVFGGIVNGPSGVTSSYLNVLQLPPGWNPAFFYSGSLFSLVVLPYKLVGFAALAYLVYVTALDAASALAGGVLGLFSCVSCTFPVVAGLASGLAGSGSAIAGFTYANSYLLSTAVFGVTVVLLTWRPSLVRGDG, via the coding sequence ATGAGCGCGGACGCCACGCTGGCCGGCTGGCGCGAGCGACTGGCCGGGCTCCGGCCCGACCGCCGGACAGCCGTCTACTGGGCGATGGTTCTCAACGCCGAGTTCCTGATCCTGGTTGGCTACTACACCCTCGCGACGGACGTGACGCTCCGGGACCCCCTCTTCGCGGTCATCCCGTTCGTCTGGATCAACCTTTCCGGCTGGGCAGTGATGCACACGGAGGTCCCCGCCGCCCCCTCCCGGAAGAAGGCCACCGCGGCCGCCGTCGCCGTCGGCTACTTCGGGCTGCTCGCGGTCTTCGGCGGCATCGTCAACGGCCCCAGCGGCGTGACGAGCTCCTACCTGAACGTCCTCCAGCTCCCGCCGGGCTGGAACCCCGCCTTCTTCTACAGCGGCTCGCTGTTCAGCCTCGTCGTCCTCCCCTACAAGCTGGTCGGGTTCGCGGCGCTCGCCTACCTCGTCTACGTCACCGCGCTGGACGCCGCGAGCGCGCTCGCCGGCGGCGTCCTCGGCCTCTTCTCCTGTGTCTCCTGTACCTTCCCGGTCGTCGCCGGCCTGGCCTCCGGCCTGGCGGGGAGCGGGAGCGCCATCGCCGGCTTCACCTACGCCAACTCCTATCTCCTCTCGACGGCCGTGTTCGGGGTGACGGTGGTCCTGCTGACCTGGCGGCCGAGCCTCGTCCGCGGCGACGGGTGA